In a genomic window of Paroedura picta isolate Pp20150507F chromosome 14, Ppicta_v3.0, whole genome shotgun sequence:
- the ANKRD27 gene encoding ankyrin repeat domain-containing protein 27 isoform X2 produces the protein MAVYDEDLLKNPFYLALQKRRPDLCRKVAEVHGIILVPCKGSLSSSILSSCQFDSYVLQPSEENFQTLNGKELSIQGNLIVLGAGFNHRRSVPVLFEETFYNEQEESFSILCVAHSLEKNESVESLTPSNSYSLKTIEDVKEFLGKHTEKFDKAIASFHRTFKEHDRKSLRHYIDSVNALYTKCIQQLLRDSHHRMLAKQEHQMNLMKQAVEMYVHHSLYDLIFKYVGTIEASEDAAFNKITRSLQDLQQKDLGVKPEFSFNIPRAKRELGQLNKCTSPQQKLLCLRKVVQIIMQSPSQRVNMETMCADDLLSVLLYLLVKTEIPNWMANLSYIKNFRFCSSAKDELGYCLTSVEAAIEYIRQGNLSDRPAGSEGFSEKLFLRQRMNLLSQMSTTPIDCLFQHIASGNQDEVERLLSQGDSDKDTVQKMCHPLCFCHKCEKLVSGKLNDPSIVTPFSRDDRGFTPLHIAAICGQASLIDLLVSKGAVVNATDYHGSTPLHLACQKGYQSVTLLLLHYKASTEIQDNNGNTALHLACTYGHEDCVKALVYYDVHSCKLDIGNEKGDTPLHIAARWGYQGIIEVLLQNGANPDIQNRMKETAVQCALNSTILSLMELNYLRFERRPSASQSLTRSEDTASQVSSGSSLSSSTTASIARQDITKAYYKEVEKLLRAVADGDLEMVRYLLEWIEDDLEESEEGGSMQKQEFCHPLCQCSRCGPVQKELFRVPTNGLGVNAANHDGLTPLHVAALHGRVDLVSLLLRHGADIGAKNSNRATSLHLACQNGHFQVVKCLMESDAKQNKKDIHGNTPLIYACLNGDREIADFLLQHGASVNLSNNEGNTALHKAVMGNHEALVQMLLQYQASTRVRNNRQRTPLDYAEQNPGILKLLQAVSVSEEGSQTDWDTRTAVKIQKKGGHQPDEMADSLVARRLQLVQSISHFNKSKYLRKTITRDKSVPNFDDKLRHQLAIKSFDKSKLKPVDLLKQSGAEILDAGSQNEPAREEDDPDAAAPPLRSKLMQRRHTVNVDLSATEVNSISDKPTSREPSVSSLEGCSNDEELTSKNWGS, from the exons ATGGCTGTGTATGATGAAGACCTCCTGAAGAATCCTTTTTATCTCGCTCTTCAGAAACGGCGTCCTGATCTCTGCAGGAAAGTGGCTGAAGTGCATGGAATC ATCCTGGTTCCATGCAAAGGAAGCCTTTCAAGTAGTATCCTCTCCTCTTGCCAGTTCGACTCCTACGTCCTCCAACCATCAGAAGAGAACTTCCAGACTTTGAATGGGAAG GAACTTTCCATCCAAGGAAACTTGATTGTGCTCGGGGCTGGCTTTAATCACCGTCGCTCAGTCCCTGTTCTGTTTGAGGAAACTTTCTACAATGAGCAAGAGGAGAGCTTTAGTATCTTATGCGTTGCTCATTCTCTAGAGAAAAATGAAAGTGTAG AATCCTTGACACCATCAAATTCTTACTCCCTGAAAACTATTGAAGACGTTAAGGAGTTCTTGGGAAAGCACACGGAGAAGTTTGACAAAGCGATTGCATCTTTCCACAGGACTTTCAAGGAGCACGACAGGAAAAGTCTGCGGCACTACATA GATTCTGTAAATGCACTGTACACCAAATGCATCCAGCAGCTGCTGAGAGACTCCCACCAT CGGATGCTTGCGAAGCAGGAACATCAGATGAATCTGATGAAGCAAGCTGTGGAG ATGTATGTCCACCACTCTCTTTATGATCTGATCTTTAAATACGTGGGAACCATTGAGGCGAGCGAG gATGCAGCTTTCAACAAGATCACGAGAAGCTTGCAGGATCTGCAGCAGAAGGATCTTGGCGTCAAGCCTGAATTCAG CTTCAACATACCCCGTGCCAAGCGAGAGCTGGGCCAGCTGAATAAGTGTACCTCTCCCCAACAGAAGCTCCTCTGTCTGCGAAAAGTGGTACAGATCATCATGCAGTCGCCGAGTCAAAGAG TTAACATGGAGACCATGTGTGCTGATGACCTCCTCTCGGTCTTGCTGTATTTGCTTGTGAAAACAGAGATTCCAAATTG GATGGCAAACCTGAGTTACATCAAGAACTTCAGGTTTTGCAGCTCGGCAAAGGATGAACTGGGGTACTGTCTGACCTCTGTGGAGGCTGCAATAGAATACATCCGTCAAGGAAATCTTTCTGACAGGCCAGCG GGGTCGGAAGGGTTTAGCGAGAAGCTGTTCTTGAGGCAAAGAATGAATTTGCTCTCCCAGATGTCCACCACACCAATAGACTGCCTGTTTCAG CACATTGCTTCTGGCAACCAGGATGAAGTGGAGCGCTTATTGAGCCAAGGGGACAGCGATAAGGACACCGTGCAAAAAATGTGCCACCCACTCTGTTTTTGTCACAAGTGTGAAAAACTGGTTTCTGG GAAGCTGAATGATCCATCCATTGTCACGCCTTTTTCGAGAGATGACCGGGGGTTCACTCCACTCCATATAGCTGCTATATGTG GGCAAGCCTCATTAATTGACTTGTTAGTCTCCAAAGGAGCTGTTGTCAACGCCACAGATTACCACGGATCGACGCCGCTTCACCTTGCCTGCCAGAAAGGCTATCAGAGCGTTACT CTCCTCTTGCTGCACTATAAGGCCAGCACCGAAATCCAAGACAACAACGGCAACACGGCACTGCATTTAGCTTGCACGTACGGCCATGAGGAC TGTGTCAAGGCTTTAGTGTACTACGATGTCCACTCTTGCAAATTAGATATTGGCAATGAAAAGGGAGACACCCCCCTCCATATCGCTGCTCGCTGGGGCTACCAAGGGATCATAGAAGTGCTCCTGCAAAACGGAGCCAACCCGGATATTCAGAACCGAATGAAAGAGACTGCTGTGCAGTGTGCATTGAATTCCACG ATTCTGTCTTTAATGGAGCTGAACTACCTGAGGTTCGAAAGGAGGCCGAGTGCTTCTCAG TCACTCACCAGGTCGGAGGACACAGCCAGCCAAGTGTCGTCTGGATCCAGTTTATCTTCGTCCACCACAGCATCCATCGCTAGACAAGACATAACGAAAGCTTATTATAAAGAG GTAGAGAAGCTCCTACGAGCCGTTGCGGATGGAGACCTTGAAATG GTGCGGTACCTTTTGGAATGGATAGAGGATGATTTAGAAGAGTCTGAGGAAGGCGGCAGCATGCAGAAACAGGAATTCTGTCATCCCTTGTGCCAGTGTTCCAGATGTGGGCCCGTGCAAAAG GAACTCTTCAGGGTGCCCACCAACGGCCTCGGCGTGAACGCCGCCAACCACGACGGCTTGACTCCGCTCCACGTGGCTGCCCTCCACGGGCGTGTTGACTTGGTCTCCCTTTTGCTGAGGCACGGGGCCGATATCGGAGCCAAGAATTCCAATCGCGCCACCTCCCTTCACCTGGCCTGCCAGAACGGTCATTTCCAA GTCGTGAAGTGCCTGATGGAGTCTGATGCGAAGCAGAATAAAAAGGACATCCACGGAAACACTCCCTTAATCTACGCTTGCTTGAACGGCGATCGAGAGATAGCAGACTTCTTGTTGCAG CATGGTGCATCAGTGAACCTTTCCAACAATGAGGGGAACACAGCCCTCCATAAGGCTGTGATGGGAAACCATGAAGCTCTGGTGCAAATGCTCTTGCAGTACCAAGCGTCCACACGCGTCAGAAACAACCGACAACGGACTCCTCTCGACTACGCTGAACAG AATCCAGGTATCTTGAAACTCTTACAAGCCGTATCTGTGTCGGAAGAGGGAAGCCAGACAGACTGGGACACTCGTACAGCTGTGAAGATCCAGAAAAAAG GGGGTCATCAGCCTGACGAGATGGCGGACAGTCTCGTTGCCCGGCGACTTCAGCTGGTCCAGTCAATCAGCCACTTTAACAA ATCGAAATATTTGCGGAAAACCATAACGCGAGATAAAAGCGTCCCTAACTTTGACGACAAGTTGAGGCACCAG TTAGCCATCAAGAGCTTTGATAAGAGTAAACTAAAGCCAGTGGACCTTTTGAAACAAAGCGGAGCTGAAATCCTTGATGCTGGCAGCCAAAACGAACCTGCAAGAGAGGAAGACGACCCTGATGCGGCAGCTCCTCCTCTT
- the ANKRD27 gene encoding ankyrin repeat domain-containing protein 27 isoform X1: MAVYDEDLLKNPFYLALQKRRPDLCRKVAEVHGIILVPCKGSLSSSILSSCQFDSYVLQPSEENFQTLNGKELSIQGNLIVLGAGFNHRRSVPVLFEETFYNEQEESFSILCVAHSLEKNESVEESLTPSNSYSLKTIEDVKEFLGKHTEKFDKAIASFHRTFKEHDRKSLRHYIDSVNALYTKCIQQLLRDSHHRMLAKQEHQMNLMKQAVEMYVHHSLYDLIFKYVGTIEASEDAAFNKITRSLQDLQQKDLGVKPEFSFNIPRAKRELGQLNKCTSPQQKLLCLRKVVQIIMQSPSQRVNMETMCADDLLSVLLYLLVKTEIPNWMANLSYIKNFRFCSSAKDELGYCLTSVEAAIEYIRQGNLSDRPAGSEGFSEKLFLRQRMNLLSQMSTTPIDCLFQHIASGNQDEVERLLSQGDSDKDTVQKMCHPLCFCHKCEKLVSGKLNDPSIVTPFSRDDRGFTPLHIAAICGQASLIDLLVSKGAVVNATDYHGSTPLHLACQKGYQSVTLLLLHYKASTEIQDNNGNTALHLACTYGHEDCVKALVYYDVHSCKLDIGNEKGDTPLHIAARWGYQGIIEVLLQNGANPDIQNRMKETAVQCALNSTILSLMELNYLRFERRPSASQSLTRSEDTASQVSSGSSLSSSTTASIARQDITKAYYKEVEKLLRAVADGDLEMVRYLLEWIEDDLEESEEGGSMQKQEFCHPLCQCSRCGPVQKELFRVPTNGLGVNAANHDGLTPLHVAALHGRVDLVSLLLRHGADIGAKNSNRATSLHLACQNGHFQVVKCLMESDAKQNKKDIHGNTPLIYACLNGDREIADFLLQHGASVNLSNNEGNTALHKAVMGNHEALVQMLLQYQASTRVRNNRQRTPLDYAEQNPGILKLLQAVSVSEEGSQTDWDTRTAVKIQKKGGHQPDEMADSLVARRLQLVQSISHFNKSKYLRKTITRDKSVPNFDDKLRHQLAIKSFDKSKLKPVDLLKQSGAEILDAGSQNEPAREEDDPDAAAPPLRSKLMQRRHTVNVDLSATEVNSISDKPTSREPSVSSLEGCSNDEELTSKNWGS, from the exons ATGGCTGTGTATGATGAAGACCTCCTGAAGAATCCTTTTTATCTCGCTCTTCAGAAACGGCGTCCTGATCTCTGCAGGAAAGTGGCTGAAGTGCATGGAATC ATCCTGGTTCCATGCAAAGGAAGCCTTTCAAGTAGTATCCTCTCCTCTTGCCAGTTCGACTCCTACGTCCTCCAACCATCAGAAGAGAACTTCCAGACTTTGAATGGGAAG GAACTTTCCATCCAAGGAAACTTGATTGTGCTCGGGGCTGGCTTTAATCACCGTCGCTCAGTCCCTGTTCTGTTTGAGGAAACTTTCTACAATGAGCAAGAGGAGAGCTTTAGTATCTTATGCGTTGCTCATTCTCTAGAGAAAAATGAAAGTGTAG AAGAATCCTTGACACCATCAAATTCTTACTCCCTGAAAACTATTGAAGACGTTAAGGAGTTCTTGGGAAAGCACACGGAGAAGTTTGACAAAGCGATTGCATCTTTCCACAGGACTTTCAAGGAGCACGACAGGAAAAGTCTGCGGCACTACATA GATTCTGTAAATGCACTGTACACCAAATGCATCCAGCAGCTGCTGAGAGACTCCCACCAT CGGATGCTTGCGAAGCAGGAACATCAGATGAATCTGATGAAGCAAGCTGTGGAG ATGTATGTCCACCACTCTCTTTATGATCTGATCTTTAAATACGTGGGAACCATTGAGGCGAGCGAG gATGCAGCTTTCAACAAGATCACGAGAAGCTTGCAGGATCTGCAGCAGAAGGATCTTGGCGTCAAGCCTGAATTCAG CTTCAACATACCCCGTGCCAAGCGAGAGCTGGGCCAGCTGAATAAGTGTACCTCTCCCCAACAGAAGCTCCTCTGTCTGCGAAAAGTGGTACAGATCATCATGCAGTCGCCGAGTCAAAGAG TTAACATGGAGACCATGTGTGCTGATGACCTCCTCTCGGTCTTGCTGTATTTGCTTGTGAAAACAGAGATTCCAAATTG GATGGCAAACCTGAGTTACATCAAGAACTTCAGGTTTTGCAGCTCGGCAAAGGATGAACTGGGGTACTGTCTGACCTCTGTGGAGGCTGCAATAGAATACATCCGTCAAGGAAATCTTTCTGACAGGCCAGCG GGGTCGGAAGGGTTTAGCGAGAAGCTGTTCTTGAGGCAAAGAATGAATTTGCTCTCCCAGATGTCCACCACACCAATAGACTGCCTGTTTCAG CACATTGCTTCTGGCAACCAGGATGAAGTGGAGCGCTTATTGAGCCAAGGGGACAGCGATAAGGACACCGTGCAAAAAATGTGCCACCCACTCTGTTTTTGTCACAAGTGTGAAAAACTGGTTTCTGG GAAGCTGAATGATCCATCCATTGTCACGCCTTTTTCGAGAGATGACCGGGGGTTCACTCCACTCCATATAGCTGCTATATGTG GGCAAGCCTCATTAATTGACTTGTTAGTCTCCAAAGGAGCTGTTGTCAACGCCACAGATTACCACGGATCGACGCCGCTTCACCTTGCCTGCCAGAAAGGCTATCAGAGCGTTACT CTCCTCTTGCTGCACTATAAGGCCAGCACCGAAATCCAAGACAACAACGGCAACACGGCACTGCATTTAGCTTGCACGTACGGCCATGAGGAC TGTGTCAAGGCTTTAGTGTACTACGATGTCCACTCTTGCAAATTAGATATTGGCAATGAAAAGGGAGACACCCCCCTCCATATCGCTGCTCGCTGGGGCTACCAAGGGATCATAGAAGTGCTCCTGCAAAACGGAGCCAACCCGGATATTCAGAACCGAATGAAAGAGACTGCTGTGCAGTGTGCATTGAATTCCACG ATTCTGTCTTTAATGGAGCTGAACTACCTGAGGTTCGAAAGGAGGCCGAGTGCTTCTCAG TCACTCACCAGGTCGGAGGACACAGCCAGCCAAGTGTCGTCTGGATCCAGTTTATCTTCGTCCACCACAGCATCCATCGCTAGACAAGACATAACGAAAGCTTATTATAAAGAG GTAGAGAAGCTCCTACGAGCCGTTGCGGATGGAGACCTTGAAATG GTGCGGTACCTTTTGGAATGGATAGAGGATGATTTAGAAGAGTCTGAGGAAGGCGGCAGCATGCAGAAACAGGAATTCTGTCATCCCTTGTGCCAGTGTTCCAGATGTGGGCCCGTGCAAAAG GAACTCTTCAGGGTGCCCACCAACGGCCTCGGCGTGAACGCCGCCAACCACGACGGCTTGACTCCGCTCCACGTGGCTGCCCTCCACGGGCGTGTTGACTTGGTCTCCCTTTTGCTGAGGCACGGGGCCGATATCGGAGCCAAGAATTCCAATCGCGCCACCTCCCTTCACCTGGCCTGCCAGAACGGTCATTTCCAA GTCGTGAAGTGCCTGATGGAGTCTGATGCGAAGCAGAATAAAAAGGACATCCACGGAAACACTCCCTTAATCTACGCTTGCTTGAACGGCGATCGAGAGATAGCAGACTTCTTGTTGCAG CATGGTGCATCAGTGAACCTTTCCAACAATGAGGGGAACACAGCCCTCCATAAGGCTGTGATGGGAAACCATGAAGCTCTGGTGCAAATGCTCTTGCAGTACCAAGCGTCCACACGCGTCAGAAACAACCGACAACGGACTCCTCTCGACTACGCTGAACAG AATCCAGGTATCTTGAAACTCTTACAAGCCGTATCTGTGTCGGAAGAGGGAAGCCAGACAGACTGGGACACTCGTACAGCTGTGAAGATCCAGAAAAAAG GGGGTCATCAGCCTGACGAGATGGCGGACAGTCTCGTTGCCCGGCGACTTCAGCTGGTCCAGTCAATCAGCCACTTTAACAA ATCGAAATATTTGCGGAAAACCATAACGCGAGATAAAAGCGTCCCTAACTTTGACGACAAGTTGAGGCACCAG TTAGCCATCAAGAGCTTTGATAAGAGTAAACTAAAGCCAGTGGACCTTTTGAAACAAAGCGGAGCTGAAATCCTTGATGCTGGCAGCCAAAACGAACCTGCAAGAGAGGAAGACGACCCTGATGCGGCAGCTCCTCCTCTT